GATCACCACTCCAACAGCCTCTGGCTCATCCCCTTCATCAGCACCTTCTTGGCGAATCACATAAATCCCCATGGTGGTCTGTGCAATCTCTCTCTTAGCTTCCTCACTGTTGACAGTCtattggtacaaaaaaaaaaaagaccattatgaaataaagaaaaaaaatacaagttaaatACTGAAAGCTTACAGTAAAATGTTACTACTAACCAGGTACTCCTTGACAAGTGCGTTGCTGTCCTCGTTGAGGTAGACACACAGAGATCTTATGACACAGTCTTTCTTAACTTCAATGTTGTCCCTCTAAGAAAGAAGGCATATTAAATATGATTCTCCAATCTCAAATTTAAGACATTTTCCAGGACACTGTCTTATTCTTAATACAATGATTATGatagacaacaaaaaaaaaaaaaaaaaaaaaaaaaaaaaaaaaaaaaattgggggcaGCACATTTATGCGTACACAAGGtttatttgtatttgatcagaaattATGGTCCAAAAGAAAGAGTATATACAGTTGCATTGTAGTTCTGTTATTGTTCATGTTGACAGACTGTCCGGTATCATAATAAGTGGACAGTTTTGGCTACTGTCATCCTGCATAATCATGACCAATGTATGGGAAATCAAGCACTAAAATGCTTCTAATGTGTATACATGTGATCTTTTGTGTCAAACAGAACTAAAACATAACTGATTAAAAACAAGTAGCAAATCAAGAAAGAACACTGGAAAAATATTCCCTTTCACCTAATTTTTGTGTGACATTATTGCAGGATTGCTTTCACACACTTTTTAATGGacttaatgaaatgacaaattaCACAGAGTAGGACAGAAGCACAGTAGATTGACCAGCTTACTGGCATGTTAATCATTAAAAATACCCGTGGTAATGTCCATAGTTTtacccaattatttacataaatatggCTTATAAAGCTAGATACATGGCTTATTGAGATCAAATAAACTTGGCACAAAAAGTTTGGAAACTTAACTTTGGTCGATCctatttccattgttttttttaccgattttattgtattatatatcaTTAAAAAGCCTGTGTTATTTCCTTTCCTATGATACCCAACTTATTGTGATTGTGAACTTATGGAACAAGCATCAGGCCTACTAATGTGAGTGGGTTGCAGAAAAAAGTGCCGAAATTTCCCTGCAGCACACCTGCATCCTGCAGGTGTGAACCCAAAAATGAGATGACATGAAAGTCTTCTGTAACGGTCTGAGAACCTTGTCTGCAGACGTGTGAAAGACAGCCTGCGGTCCCCCAGTGCTGCTCGAGTAAGAAACCGATCTTGCTCAGGTGTTGTGACCCTGGGACGTCCGGTGCGTGGCAGTTGTGCGGAACTTGGCAACCAGTTTGGAGATGGTACCAGGGCGCACTCCAAGTAATGCTGCAACATCCCTCTGCCAGACGCCAGCTTCAACCTGCCCGATAGCACGGAGCTTATCCACATAAGACAAATGCGGAATGGCGATGTTTtgtgtaaaacaacaaaaaatgaacaccTGTGGATGACGGCACCATTATCGACAGGTGTTCATTTTTGGGTTCACACCTGCAGGACGCAGGTGTGCTGCAGGGAAATTTCAGCACTTTTTTTCTGCGACCCACTCACATTAGTAGGCCTGGTGCTCATTCCATGAGTTCACAATCACAATGAGTTGGGTATCATAGGAAAGGAAATTACACAAGCTTTTTAAtgatatataatacaataaaatcGGTAAAAAAAACAACGGGAATATGATCGACCAAAGTTAAGTTTCCAAACTTTTTGTGCCAAGTTTAAATAATCTGTTGCAGGACAGATTTCATGATTAGCTGATGGTATtttcttaggaggttaaatttttTTGAAGTTAGCTAAAATCACATACTTGCCATCATAAAATCCTATGGCTGGTTGATTTGCTTTCACACCACAAATGAACCACATCAGAGTCTATTTGGAACCAGACCAACTCATACCTTTTCAAGCAGTTTCAGTCCAGTTTTTGGTCCACACAACAGCTTTCATAGTAGTCCACATGAACCAAACTAGCTGGGCAAATGAACCATGGCCCAATTTAACTGAACCAACAGGCTAGGCCTACAATCAACCTCAGAAATGCTGTCAATCAATCCACGGTGCAGACCAAACAGCCAGGCTGAGATAGTCTTAAGTGTGGTTTTGGCCCAACTCTGTTGTGGTtcatttgaggtgtgaaagcaaaTCAATTAACCACAGGATTTTATGATAGCAGACAGCATGTGATTTTACAATAATTTTAGATGTTAGAATAATTTTAGATGCTTAACTACGAATAAATCCTTCTGCTGATCTTGAAATCTGTTCAGGAAGACATTTTAAAGCAACCACAAATAAgccgtgtatatttatgcaaatCATCTGGTAACCATTATAACAGAGGCGTGTCAGTGCGGATATTTTTCCTGAACAATGGATCAAAACCATTTAAAACTTTTGTGCTTATATCCTACTCCATATACTCTGCAAGTTCATAAAGTTCATCAAAAAGTGTGCGGCAGTGATTCCACAGTGATTTAGCCCCAAATCATTACTGTATAAGTCACATCCTTTTCATCCTATCTCTACCTGCTGGTCATTATTTGTAACATGTAATCAATTTGCTGTCAAATACTTATGTTTATAATCAGTTTCTTTGTGAACTCTTTGTCACACAAGGAACATAAAACCATCAGAAGGATTTAAGTGCTTCATAAACTTCTGTCAGTCACAGCAATTTGATTTTCCTACATGGACTCTGGTGATGCAGGATGGTATATGCCAAAGCTGTACAATCTTAGAGTTACCTTTCAGTCTGTGTAACTTAATACTTACTTCTACTGATTCATTTGTAAAATGTCAGTGTCAACATGAACCACACCAGGGCTAAAATGCAACAAGACGTCATTTTTTCCTTGGTTTGGACCACATGAACCAAACTACTGCTGTGAAAACATCCTCAGAGTTATATATTGATTTGTATAAAACTTTGtgaaattccatttaaaaattccAGTTTTAATAATATAGTAACCCTTCTCAACCAAGTGTTAGACTGAAAGACAGATTTTACTTAGTTAAGTAATGCAACAGTTTAATGCACTTGCCTTAGCTATCGGAGCCATGAGCAATCGGATCTTCTTTCCAGCAGCCCCGCCTCTGCTGTTGAAGATCTTGATCAAGTTAGCTGTGTATTGGTCAAGTTGTCCGAAGAACTTGGCTTGAAGCGGCAAAGTTGTTATACGCATGAATTCAGCATTTATCTGTATGAGAAAAGGCGAAAGAAAATACATGAGATATTTAAACAACAGTGATCTAAATTTCCAtgctttaagaaaaaaacattttctgagcTGAAGAGAAGAACAAACAGACTTTTGACTTTAACAGGAGAATTGCTATTGGGGCAATATCTTTTATAAGCCCTTGAAACTTGGGGCAGTTGAATTACAGCCAAAATAGAGCTATATTTTCATGAATTAGGTGTTGTCTGGATGTAACATTTTGTAGTGAGTTTTTATAATTTGCTTCCCTTAGTTTAGGACTGCCAAATTGCAAACAGTTACAAAATGTGATCTTAAAGATATCAGTACCATATTTTCAACACATTGCAGCCTGAAAGCATTCGCTATCCACACAGCAGGATGAAAATTTTCCAATTTGGCGCAGGCTGCTTCATTGTCATGTAATTTTAACATAAGAGTGGGCAACCCTGTGCCATAATGGGCCGACCCTCTACACAGGATTTTACTTCAActaaatttcatattttataatcAGTCTTTGACATTCATTTACTTAAGAAATACTATCCACATAATACCATAGAAAATAACAGTTCACAAGTAATTTAGAGCGCAAAAATGTTAAGACtgaattaaaacttttaatcagGGAAAAAATATCTGTACATAAAACAGCATGCAAAACATGAATATTAATACTCACTTCACTCACTGTAAACAAGGCAGGCCACCTGTTTACAAATTCAGTGATCACAGGTTCGTTATGGACAACCTCCTGACGTCTGTAGGAAAAGGTCCTCTGCATTTTCTCCCTGACCACAGCTTCATTGTTTCTCTTTTTCACCTCTGTCAAGAGAGCTACCCGTTCATCTTCAAGACTCTCTCTTGTTTCACCCCCAGGGAGGGATGGCAGGAAGTTTACCTCTGCTTTCCGTGGTTTTTTGATGTTTGCAGCTGCCTTGTCTTGACCTCTGCACTTGTTCTTGAGAGAGTTTATGCTGACCTCTAGGAGTCCAATCTTGCAAAGTTTTGTGCGAAAATTGGCAACCTTAGTCTTTAGATACTGTTTCCATCCCTCATGGCCAGCACAAGTTCCTCTTTGCATCAAGCATGGATGAGTATGCACCAGAACTTCAGCAGCCTCTTCAATTTGGGAGTCACTGGGATATGCTGTGTATTTGAAGATCTCTTCAGCCATACCTTCAAGGATATCCATTCTTAGCTTTGGTGGAGGAATAAGAAGAGTGCCATTTGCTCTGAATTCTGCATTTGCTGTTTGGAGCTgaatttcagcaaaatatgaaaaGCGGGGAACAATGAAGATTGGAGGCCAAGTGGAGGTCCTTGACTCTGGAACCGGATCCAAAATGATGGTGTCTGCACTGCCAAATGAGTGATCAGGGGACAAACTCACTTGGTTGATGGATGGAGAGCTGAGGGTGTTTGCAGACAAGCTTCCTGGGATCTCAGAACTGTGTGATGTGCTGGGTGAAGTTACTGGAGTGCTGGTGCTGCAAGATGGTAGAGTCTCTGGAATACTGGAGCTCGTTTCttcacaagaaaaaaatatcactttgaGAGTATCCCTATCTCTTATTTCACTGGTTGACATAAGATTAACATATTCATTTCCAAAGTCTACATCCTTGTATTGGAGCCTGAACTCCTCTGTAAGTCCAAAAACAGTCTTTATCTCATGGACAAGCTGATCCACAGATGCTGGCATCCCTGACGTGAGGGTAAGTCTTCTGGCATCATCTCCACCAAAAACAATTCTCAGGTGGATGGGACTTGACATCTTTCACTCAACCTATTCTAGAGAACAAACATAGGAAACAGAGGTTATGTAAAGTACACACCCATTAATGCAGCCTCATATCAGAACTTCAGCCAATGGTTATtttcatcattaaccctttcatgcacgaattatgagaaccttaatcaaaattttttcctgagtgtttttattcctcttcaggcgtgggaaaaaaacaatgcgattgaaaattttcttctgaaaaagaaattaaaaaataaaataaaataattaattaaaaaaataaataaataaataataataataataataataataataataataaaaaaaataataataattaattaaaattattatgaacctatttttcatgaagttgcaaaaatatccattcagctggacaccacaaatttaatttttgatccacagaaacatgtatttactgataaattgtgtgaaaactatggagagggcttgtgattctgggggtttatgctcaggagagatctacataattttaccaattcatgtcagaaaagatatgtagtgtcttaaaactttaataaagatatgtgtaaaaaaacaaaaaaaaaacaaaaaaacaaaaaagagtaacaaaatccatgaaaatacatgaGAACTGcagtagagtagctgtccactgtagtgaccagtatgcataaaagggttaattgaTCCACATTTTCCCATAAGATCACTCCAACTGTATACCTTGAGCCTTGACTTCCTTTGTTACATTGCAATGGCTGTGCATTTGGTGCAGCTTGTAGGGCACAGCAGTAAATCTTAGCATGTAAATGAATCTAAAAGTGCCAAAAAATCTCTTTAATGCTTTGAATACTTTTGATGTAGCTGGCAGAAGCAACTTCACACCATCACtagatgtgtttgtttttgcaagTGTCCACCAACATAATGGGAATAACTGCTACAGAGACAGATTTTAAGACATGTTTAATCCAGAAACAGCAGTTTCAGTGGTTTTGCCAATCTTCACCAGACTCCCTTCACAAAACTCTAATTTTAACATCATCATAATCAACAAActcaacagaaaaaataaaacccaGCAAAACCATCAGGACTCATCTTTCTACTGTTCCATTGATCAC
This DNA window, taken from Sphaeramia orbicularis chromosome 11, fSphaOr1.1, whole genome shotgun sequence, encodes the following:
- the LOC115428444 gene encoding uncharacterized protein LOC115428444 gives rise to the protein MDILEGMAEEIFKYTAYPSDSQIEEAAEVLVHTHPCLMQRGTCAGHEGWKQYLKTKVANFRTKLCKIGLLEVSINSLKNKCRGQDKAAANIKKPRKAEVNFLPSLPGGETRESLEDERVALLTEVKKRNNEAVVREKMQRTFSYRRQEVVHNEPVITEFVNRWPALFTVSEINAEFMRITTLPLQAKFFGQLDQYTANLIKIFNSRGGAAGKKIRLLMAPIAKASALNCCIT